Proteins co-encoded in one Streptomyces sp. NBC_01283 genomic window:
- the secD gene encoding protein translocase subunit SecD yields MRALLALAAVVLSLYVALTVPVQLGLDLRGGTQLVLETRPATSDASGTSGTGEAGEAGEAGKAGETGKEATDRTMEVLRGRIDALGVAEPTIARSGDNRIVVELPGAQDPSKAADMLGRTAELTFHQVLGPAKSPADEPPTPTPTPTPTPLELPDESGQLLHLKPASLTGKDVEGATNRFDQQAGAGWHVTVDFRDPGGDDGDNGDGWARLTGEAACHQAGDPARRVAIVLDGKIISSPQVDPSVPCRTGISGGSTQITGNFSDTEARELALLISGGALPVPVEIIEQRTVGASLGEQAITASIWAAAIGAALTSLFIIAVYRLMGVLATVALAAYGLISYAALAAIGATLTLPGLAGFVLAIGMAVDANVLVFERAREEYAARHRPTPRSSLAAGFRSAFSAIADSNITTLIAAGLLFLFASGPVRGFGVTLGIGVLASMFSALVITRALADYAAARPAIRRRPALTGIAGIGTVRARLTRANPNLMRHPRRWLAASAAALVLATSGIALRGLDFGIEFTGGRLIEYVTETPIAPERARTALAEAGFPEAVVQKTGSSRGSGDDNNLHHLTVRTQPLTNPQAGKLTTTITNLTDERPKKLRDEAIGPSLGKELRQGALTALAIALAAQLAYLAARFRFLLGTAAVAALAHDVVILIGIFAWLGKPIDGVFLAALLTVIGYSVNDSVVVFDRIRELTKPTPTPTPTKGTPTPRRAFSQSTNQALLQTLPRTINTGMGAAFILTALATLGGASLTDFALALLIGLAVGTYSSMFTAAPLAIELNNRTKRGRSGRTAGLSHAGWAGR; encoded by the coding sequence ATCAGAGCCCTACTGGCCCTGGCCGCAGTAGTCCTGTCCCTCTACGTCGCCCTGACCGTGCCCGTCCAACTGGGACTCGACCTACGCGGCGGCACGCAACTAGTGCTGGAAACCCGCCCCGCCACCTCAGACGCAAGCGGCACAAGCGGCACAGGCGAGGCCGGCGAGGCCGGCGAGGCGGGCAAGGCGGGCGAGACAGGAAAAGAGGCCACCGACCGCACCATGGAGGTGCTGCGCGGCCGTATCGACGCGCTAGGTGTCGCCGAACCCACCATCGCCCGCTCCGGCGACAACCGGATCGTTGTCGAGCTGCCCGGCGCACAGGACCCCAGCAAGGCGGCGGACATGCTCGGCCGCACCGCCGAACTCACGTTCCACCAGGTGCTGGGCCCAGCGAAGAGCCCCGCAGACGAGCCCCCCACCCCCACTCCAACCCCCACCCCCACCCCCCTAGAACTCCCCGACGAGTCCGGCCAACTCCTGCACCTCAAGCCGGCCTCGCTGACGGGCAAAGACGTCGAGGGGGCAACCAACCGCTTCGACCAGCAGGCCGGCGCCGGCTGGCATGTCACCGTCGATTTCAGGGACCCGGGCGGCGACGACGGCGACAACGGTGACGGCTGGGCCCGCCTGACCGGCGAGGCCGCCTGCCATCAAGCAGGAGACCCGGCCCGCCGGGTGGCCATCGTCCTGGACGGCAAGATCATCTCCTCGCCGCAGGTAGACCCCTCGGTCCCGTGCCGCACCGGAATCAGCGGCGGCTCGACACAGATCACCGGCAACTTCAGCGACACCGAGGCCCGCGAACTGGCCCTGCTCATCAGCGGCGGCGCCCTCCCCGTACCAGTGGAGATCATCGAGCAGCGCACGGTCGGAGCCAGCCTGGGCGAGCAGGCCATCACGGCCAGCATCTGGGCCGCAGCCATCGGCGCCGCGCTGACCTCACTCTTCATCATCGCCGTCTACCGCCTCATGGGCGTCCTGGCCACCGTGGCCCTGGCCGCCTACGGCCTCATCTCCTACGCCGCCCTGGCCGCCATCGGCGCCACCCTCACACTGCCCGGCCTCGCCGGCTTCGTGCTGGCCATCGGCATGGCGGTAGACGCGAACGTCCTCGTCTTCGAACGCGCCCGCGAGGAGTACGCGGCCCGGCACCGCCCGACGCCACGGTCGTCCCTCGCCGCAGGATTCCGCAGCGCCTTCAGCGCGATCGCGGACTCCAACATCACCACGCTCATCGCCGCGGGCCTGCTGTTCCTCTTCGCATCAGGCCCCGTACGAGGCTTCGGCGTCACCCTGGGCATCGGCGTCCTGGCCTCGATGTTCAGCGCCCTGGTCATCACCCGCGCCCTCGCCGACTACGCAGCGGCCCGCCCAGCCATACGCCGCCGCCCCGCCCTGACAGGCATCGCAGGCATCGGCACCGTCCGAGCCCGGCTCACGCGCGCGAACCCCAACTTGATGCGCCACCCCCGGAGATGGCTGGCTGCCTCCGCGGCCGCGCTGGTCCTGGCCACTTCCGGTATCGCCCTACGAGGCCTCGACTTCGGCATCGAATTCACGGGCGGCCGCCTCATCGAGTACGTCACCGAGACCCCCATCGCCCCCGAAAGAGCCCGAACGGCCCTGGCGGAAGCCGGTTTCCCCGAGGCAGTGGTGCAGAAAACCGGCAGCAGCAGAGGCAGCGGCGACGACAACAACCTCCACCACCTAACGGTCCGCACCCAACCCCTGACGAACCCTCAGGCGGGCAAACTCACCACAACAATCACCAACCTGACAGACGAACGCCCGAAAAAGCTCCGCGACGAAGCGATCGGCCCCAGCCTCGGCAAGGAACTACGCCAAGGCGCCCTCACAGCCCTCGCAATAGCGCTGGCAGCCCAACTCGCTTATCTGGCAGCCCGATTCCGCTTCCTGCTCGGGACAGCCGCGGTCGCCGCCCTGGCCCACGACGTCGTCATCCTCATCGGCATCTTCGCCTGGCTGGGCAAACCGATAGACGGCGTCTTCCTGGCAGCGCTCCTGACGGTGATCGGCTATTCGGTGAACGACTCGGTGGTCGTATTCGACAGAATCAGAGAACTAACAAAGCCCACCCCGACCCCCACCCCCACAAAGGGCACCCCCACCCCCCGGCGCGCCTTCTCCCAATCCACCAACCAGGCACTCCTACAAACCCTGCCCCGCACCATCAACACAGGAATGGGCGCGGCATTCATCCTCACGGCCTTGGCAACCCTGGGAGGCGCCTCCTTGACCGACTTCGCCCTGGCTCTCCTGATCGGCCTGGCGGTCGGCACGTACTCCTCCATGTTCACGGCCGCACCCCTGGCCATAGAGTTGAACAACCGCACCAAGAGGGGCCGTTCG